The following coding sequences lie in one Candidatus Cloacimonadota bacterium genomic window:
- a CDS encoding type II 3-dehydroquinate dehydratase — translation MKKNILIVNGPNLNFLGRKEMKLYGEQTLADLTALIYDWLRDRGWAGKFFQNNSEGAIIDFIQTNSEWADGMIINPAAYSHTSIAIYDCIKSVSFPAVEVHLSNIYHREEFRRNSLTGLACQKVIAGLGVQGYIEALENLAQILSY, via the coding sequence ATGAAAAAAAATATTCTAATTGTGAATGGTCCGAATCTTAATTTTTTGGGCAGAAAAGAGATGAAACTTTATGGAGAGCAAACTCTTGCGGATTTAACCGCTCTTATTTACGACTGGCTCAGAGACAGAGGTTGGGCAGGAAAATTTTTCCAGAACAATTCCGAAGGAGCGATTATTGATTTCATTCAAACGAATTCAGAATGGGCTGATGGTATGATAATCAATCCGGCTGCTTATTCTCACACAAGCATAGCAATTTATGACTGTATTAAATCAGTGAGTTTTCCCGCAGTGGAAGTCCACCTTTCAAATATATATCACAGGGAAGAATTCAGAAGAAATTCTCTTACCGGACTCGCCTGTCAAAAAGTGATTGCCGGTCTTGGGGTTCAGGGTTATATTGAGGCGTTGGAAAATCTCGCTCAGATTTTGAGCTATTAG
- a CDS encoding endonuclease III domain-containing protein → MQVEDLFDLLLIKFGHQNWWPGETLPEIIVGAILTQNTNWKNVEKSIDNLRKHDLIDFSAILKTGTDELAQLIYSSGYYNQKAERLKKVAEYFVNSNDLGNLETTKFREQLLSINGIGPETADSILLYAFERPVFVIDAYTKRIGQRLGFWNEKISYEEAQKYFQDRLISDEKIFNEFHALLVKLGKDFCRKKPLCSKCYIKNECNKL, encoded by the coding sequence ATGCAAGTAGAAGATCTGTTCGATCTGCTATTAATAAAATTTGGGCATCAGAATTGGTGGCCTGGGGAAACTCTGCCGGAAATTATTGTTGGGGCGATACTTACCCAAAATACAAACTGGAAAAATGTGGAAAAATCTATTGATAATTTGCGAAAACATGATCTTATAGATTTCTCGGCAATTTTGAAAACAGGAACTGATGAATTGGCTCAACTTATTTATTCATCGGGATATTATAACCAAAAAGCAGAGCGTCTGAAAAAAGTGGCGGAATATTTTGTTAATAGTAACGATTTGGGTAATTTGGAAACAACAAAATTCCGCGAACAGCTTCTCTCTATAAATGGAATTGGTCCGGAAACTGCAGATTCAATTTTGCTCTATGCTTTTGAGAGACCCGTTTTTGTAATTGACGCTTATACCAAAAGAATCGGACAAAGGTTAGGATTTTGGAACGAGAAAATTTCCTACGAAGAGGCTCAAAAATATTTTCAGGATCGGTTAATATCCGACGAAAAAATATTCAATGAATTCCATGCTTTATTAGTAAAATTGGGGAAAGATTTTTGCCGTAAAAAACCTTTATGTTCAAAATGTTATATCAAAAATGAATGTAACAAATTATAG
- a CDS encoding pyruvate, water dikinase regulatory protein: MFDEINTHKKRHIFIVSDATGSTAETVVKAGLSQFKQTSVTLHNIRYIRTKEDIHKIVSEVMSVDGIIVYTLVSEELREDINKTGKAAAVPTIDVLGPLLTRLTDYLEISPMAVPGLFRHLDKDYYARIECIDFAVKHDDGKKVENLAKAEIVLVGPSRTSKTPISIYLAYRNYRVANVPIILGFDPPLELQEINKNRIIGLFVSPSRLKKIREIRASRYLHTELTDYVDLGKIRSEMNFSMKYYVKHRWDMVDVTSKSIEEAATEIMRIIGKKN; this comes from the coding sequence ATGTTTGACGAAATAAACACTCACAAAAAACGCCATATCTTTATCGTATCAGATGCAACAGGCTCTACCGCAGAAACGGTTGTAAAAGCGGGTTTAAGCCAGTTCAAACAAACCTCGGTCACCCTTCACAATATTCGTTATATACGCACAAAAGAGGATATTCACAAAATCGTTTCGGAAGTTATGAGTGTGGATGGAATAATAGTCTATACTCTCGTGTCCGAGGAACTTCGTGAAGATATTAACAAGACGGGCAAAGCGGCTGCTGTTCCTACAATAGATGTTTTGGGTCCCTTGCTAACCAGACTTACTGATTATCTTGAAATTTCCCCCATGGCTGTTCCCGGATTATTTCGCCATTTGGATAAAGATTATTATGCTAGAATCGAATGTATTGATTTTGCAGTGAAGCATGATGACGGTAAAAAAGTTGAAAATCTTGCAAAAGCAGAAATTGTGCTGGTAGGGCCGAGCAGAACTTCAAAAACCCCAATAAGTATCTATCTTGCCTATCGTAATTACCGCGTGGCAAATGTTCCCATAATCCTTGGATTCGATCCCCCCTTAGAATTGCAAGAAATCAATAAAAATAGAATAATCGGACTTTTTGTTTCTCCCTCCAGATTAAAAAAAATTCGTGAAATTCGAGCAAGTCGTTATCTTCATACCGAATTAACGGACTATGTGGATTTGGGTAAAATAAGAAGTGAAATGAACTTTAGTATGAAATATTATGTGAAACATCGGTGGGATATGGTGGATGTTACTTCCAAATCCATTGAAGAAGCAGCCACTGAAATCATGAGGATAATAGGTAAGAAAAATTGA
- the ruvB gene encoding Holliday junction branch migration DNA helicase RuvB gives MTDRITDPEVMNDESNFDITLRPKKLADFIGQHKLKEILSITIQAAKMRNEAIDHVLFYGPPGLGKTTLSYIIANELGVELKTSSGPAIDKPGDLAGILTNLNNQDVFFIDEIHRLNHVVEEYLYPAIEDFKLEIIIDQGPSARSLNLSLDPFTMVGATTRAGLITAPLRSRFGLVLHLDYYSHDEIFQIVKRSAHILGVKIEEDGAMELACRSRGTPRIANRLLRRVRDYAQIKGDGNITQKIALLALEMLEVDEMGLDEMDKKLITTIIDFYEGGPVGLKTISMAIGEDPGTIEEVYEPYLLQKGFIKRTPKGREVTHLAYEHFGKKIGKKNSSQENLFDK, from the coding sequence ATGACAGATAGAATAACAGATCCGGAAGTAATGAACGATGAATCCAATTTTGATATTACTTTACGACCAAAAAAATTGGCAGATTTTATCGGGCAACATAAATTGAAAGAGATTCTTTCGATCACTATACAAGCAGCCAAAATGCGAAATGAAGCGATTGATCATGTGCTTTTCTACGGACCTCCGGGACTTGGAAAAACTACGCTTTCATATATTATTGCCAACGAATTGGGAGTCGAACTCAAGACGAGTTCCGGACCTGCAATTGACAAACCCGGAGATCTCGCAGGAATTCTAACAAATTTGAATAATCAAGATGTGTTTTTTATTGATGAAATTCACAGACTCAATCATGTTGTGGAGGAATATTTGTATCCGGCGATCGAAGATTTCAAACTGGAGATTATCATAGATCAGGGACCCAGTGCACGATCTTTGAATCTCAGCCTCGATCCTTTTACAATGGTTGGTGCTACCACGCGTGCCGGACTTATTACCGCTCCGCTCCGAAGCCGATTCGGTCTGGTTTTGCATCTTGATTATTATTCACACGATGAAATATTTCAGATAGTGAAACGCTCTGCTCATATTTTAGGTGTAAAGATTGAAGAAGACGGGGCAATGGAACTTGCTTGTCGTTCACGTGGAACTCCTCGAATTGCAAACCGACTTTTACGTCGTGTGCGTGATTATGCTCAGATTAAGGGTGATGGAAACATCACACAAAAAATTGCTTTACTTGCCTTGGAAATGTTGGAAGTGGATGAAATGGGTCTGGACGAGATGGACAAAAAGTTGATTACCACCATAATTGATTTTTATGAAGGTGGACCGGTTGGGCTAAAAACCATTTCAATGGCAATTGGTGAAGATCCGGGAACTATCGAAGAAGTTTATGAACCGTATCTCCTTCAGAAAGGATTTATAAAACGTACTCCCAAAGGCAGAGAAGTAACTCATCTCGCTTACGAACATTTTGGAAAAAAAATTGGGAAGAAAAATTCTTCCCAAGAAAATTTGTTTGATAAATAG
- the ndk gene encoding nucleoside-diphosphate kinase translates to MSKEKTLCLIKPDAVKKHVIGEIISILEESNFEILKMKMLRMDKEIASKFYAVHKEKHFYNDLIAFMTSGNIVALVLERVNAIKLLHKLCGNTDSTKAAENTIRHKFGTDYRVNAVHSSDCPDSANYEINTIFK, encoded by the coding sequence ATGAGTAAGGAAAAAACATTATGTTTGATCAAACCGGATGCAGTTAAGAAGCATGTGATTGGCGAGATTATCTCAATATTGGAAGAAAGCAATTTTGAAATTTTAAAAATGAAAATGCTAAGGATGGATAAGGAAATAGCAAGTAAATTTTATGCAGTTCATAAAGAAAAACATTTTTATAATGATTTGATTGCATTCATGACAAGCGGTAATATCGTTGCGTTAGTCCTTGAAAGAGTAAATGCAATTAAACTTTTACACAAACTATGCGGTAATACCGATTCAACAAAAGCAGCTGAAAATACGATTAGACATAAATTCGGGACAGATTATCGGGTGAATGCTGTTCACTCTTCAGATTGCCCCGATAGTGCAAACTATGAAATAAATACAATTTTTAAATAA
- a CDS encoding acetate kinase gives MKILVLNCGSSSIKYQFIKTSTKNVMAKGLIERIGEEISYLTYKTKDYKKKGVQLLAKNHTQAIELIFKELRHKEHGVIKNRDDIDAIGHRLVHGGEEFSGSVKINDNVLQTMYDCVELAPLHNPHNIKGVEACKDILPGIPQCGVFDTAFHTTLPPKAFLYGIPLEYYSKHKIRRYGFHGTSHLYVAQKAAEYLKGDFSKMKFITCHLGNGASITAIRNGQSMDTSMGFTPLEGLLMGTRCGDIDPAIPLFLQDKFNISSKEVNHILNKKSGILGLSELSNDMRVIEDEFAEGNEKAILALSVYAYRIKKYIGSYFAVLNGVDAVIFTGGVGEKMPILREMVLKDMEAIGIEIDHEKNDIKSDEILDFTGEESKVKLLKIPTNEELMIALETEKILRK, from the coding sequence ATGAAAATACTTGTTCTTAATTGTGGAAGTTCATCAATCAAATATCAATTCATTAAAACAAGCACGAAAAATGTTATGGCAAAAGGCTTGATAGAAAGGATTGGCGAAGAAATCTCATATCTTACTTATAAAACAAAAGACTATAAGAAAAAAGGAGTGCAACTCTTAGCAAAAAATCACACGCAGGCAATCGAACTTATTTTCAAAGAATTGAGGCATAAAGAACACGGTGTAATTAAAAATAGGGATGATATCGATGCTATCGGTCATAGGTTAGTTCACGGTGGTGAAGAATTTTCAGGTTCAGTAAAAATTAATGATAACGTGCTTCAAACAATGTATGATTGCGTGGAATTGGCACCTTTGCATAATCCCCACAATATTAAAGGAGTGGAAGCGTGCAAAGATATTTTACCGGGGATACCTCAATGTGGAGTCTTTGATACAGCCTTTCACACAACTCTTCCCCCAAAGGCATTTCTTTATGGAATCCCTCTGGAATATTATAGTAAACACAAAATCAGACGCTACGGATTTCATGGAACATCTCACCTGTATGTGGCTCAAAAAGCAGCAGAATATTTGAAAGGAGACTTTTCCAAAATGAAATTCATTACTTGCCATCTTGGGAATGGTGCTTCTATCACCGCGATTCGGAATGGTCAATCCATGGATACTTCTATGGGTTTCACTCCTCTTGAAGGATTACTCATGGGAACTCGCTGTGGAGATATAGATCCCGCAATTCCACTTTTTTTGCAGGATAAATTTAATATAAGTTCAAAAGAAGTGAATCATATTTTGAATAAGAAAAGCGGTATTCTCGGTCTATCCGAACTGAGTAATGACATGCGAGTTATTGAGGATGAATTTGCCGAGGGCAACGAAAAAGCAATTCTGGCTCTATCTGTTTACGCTTATAGGATCAAAAAATATATCGGTTCATATTTTGCTGTCTTAAATGGTGTTGACGCCGTGATTTTTACAGGTGGAGTTGGTGAGAAGATGCCGATATTACGAGAAATGGTGCTTAAGGATATGGAAGCAATCGGCATCGAAATAGATCATGAAAAAAATGATATAAAATCTGATGAGATATTAGATTTTACCGGAGAAGAATCCAAAGTTAAACTGCTCAAAATTCCCACGAATGAAGAACTTATGATCGCGCTTGAAACAGAAAAAATATTGAGAAAATAG
- a CDS encoding D-alanine--D-alanine ligase, protein MDKIVLLKGGISEEREVSLHTCSAVENAFKRLGKNFEIVDPYNFLENGKVNYNSLIKKLQKIAPTIVFNGLHGGDGENGNIQGILTAHNISFTGSGKKACSIAMDKIQSKLLAKNLGIPVPDFLKYEKGDKISEDKIINSLGLPIVIKPNSSGSSVGISIVTNREEIFPAIEKAAEFDACVLIEKFIPNREITVAILGQSALPVVEIIADNGWYDYIHKYTKGKTVYESPANIDAEQSLTVQKYAEMMFKKMDCADYARVDFRFDGKKFYFLELNTLPGMTNLSLVPMAAKAINVGFDDLIRKISEKDFKME, encoded by the coding sequence ATGGATAAAATCGTTTTATTAAAAGGCGGAATATCTGAAGAAAGAGAAGTCTCTCTTCATACTTGTTCCGCCGTTGAAAATGCTTTCAAAAGACTCGGTAAAAATTTTGAGATTGTTGATCCGTATAATTTTCTGGAAAATGGGAAAGTTAATTATAACTCCCTGATAAAGAAACTCCAAAAAATTGCTCCGACTATTGTTTTTAACGGTTTGCATGGCGGGGATGGAGAAAACGGAAATATACAGGGAATTCTAACGGCTCATAACATTTCTTTTACAGGTTCTGGAAAAAAAGCCTGTTCAATTGCAATGGATAAAATTCAAAGTAAACTTCTTGCAAAAAATTTAGGTATTCCGGTTCCCGATTTTTTGAAGTATGAAAAAGGTGATAAAATATCTGAAGATAAAATTATCAATTCTCTCGGATTACCGATTGTGATAAAACCAAATTCATCCGGTTCTTCGGTGGGAATTTCCATTGTAACAAATCGGGAAGAAATATTCCCCGCAATTGAGAAAGCAGCTGAGTTTGATGCGTGTGTTCTAATAGAAAAATTTATTCCTAATCGGGAAATCACTGTGGCAATTCTGGGACAATCTGCTTTGCCTGTGGTGGAGATAATTGCGGATAACGGCTGGTACGATTATATTCACAAATACACCAAAGGAAAAACCGTTTATGAATCACCTGCAAATATTGATGCTGAGCAATCTCTAACAGTACAAAAATATGCGGAAATGATGTTCAAGAAAATGGATTGTGCAGATTACGCCAGAGTGGATTTCCGATTTGACGGAAAGAAGTTTTATTTTTTGGAGTTGAACACTTTACCGGGTATGACGAATCTGAGTCTTGTTCCGATGGCAGCAAAAGCGATTAATGTAGGTTTTGACGATTTGATTAGAAAAATTAGTGAAAAAGATTTTAAAATGGAGTGA
- a CDS encoding adenylate/guanylate cyclase domain-containing protein, producing the protein MKKFKFILFFSLIIFAITIILSFTSIYKNIELKWIDTNFTMRGEKPISDDVVIVAIGDQDFQELGQWPFPRSYYAKLIENLNKAGAKIIAFDIEFTEPTVPEQDDVFAEAAAKYDNIILAGKLVMQTNENAKNMRILKPLKVFTKRNIDWGLVGISQDDDSFVRQSTLFSKFDNKVYYSLGVKVLQKLLALKYNDQPNMTNSFDKFGIGHFLFSKYKSNTAFINYYGPANTFPYYSMDSVVDDSSFTVNSEKDLGGEQINSFDYYLNDQTFKDKIVLVGLIAEELHDIFPTPFYNFEREKKLTPGVEIHANFLEMILHKNSINQFSVLYFLIILLILSFAVNSIYTFFKPGINAGLSILLIIAYGYLVYYLFAQKNLILNITEIPSMIILAFLGNLVRQYYLEQKQKKFIKQAFTHYLSPQVIDKILKDPSQLKLGGERKELTIFFSDVQGFTGISEHLNPRKLTNLLNDYLSDMTDIILEEEGTLDKYEGDAIIAFWNAPLDLFDHPIRCCSAALRCSRKLEERQAEFEKISGSVFKARIGIHTGEVVVGNMGSKKRFDYTMLGDAVNLASRLEGANKAFGTYFMVSEVTWERVSNNFIGREIGKISVVGRKAPITVFEPLGFADETLDEIYLYYNEGIEYCKQKNWKKALQSFKKCKDDPVAAVYRKKCEELLGAVNTDWDGVWNLTSK; encoded by the coding sequence ATGAAAAAATTTAAATTTATCCTATTTTTTAGTTTGATTATTTTTGCAATAACAATTATTTTATCCTTTACTTCGATTTATAAAAATATTGAACTAAAATGGATTGATACAAATTTTACCATGCGTGGCGAAAAACCGATTTCCGATGATGTGGTTATCGTTGCAATTGGTGATCAAGACTTTCAGGAACTCGGGCAATGGCCATTCCCAAGAAGCTATTATGCAAAATTGATAGAAAATTTGAACAAAGCCGGTGCAAAAATAATCGCCTTTGATATTGAATTCACAGAACCCACCGTTCCCGAACAGGACGATGTTTTTGCAGAGGCAGCTGCAAAATATGATAATATCATACTTGCGGGAAAACTCGTTATGCAAACGAATGAAAATGCCAAAAATATGCGAATTTTAAAACCCCTCAAGGTATTCACAAAGCGAAATATTGACTGGGGATTAGTAGGAATTTCACAGGATGATGATAGTTTTGTTCGTCAATCTACTCTTTTTTCAAAATTTGATAATAAGGTTTATTATTCACTCGGAGTGAAGGTTCTGCAAAAATTATTAGCACTGAAATACAACGATCAACCCAATATGACGAATTCTTTCGATAAATTCGGAATCGGTCATTTTCTTTTCTCGAAATATAAAAGCAATACGGCATTCATCAATTATTACGGTCCGGCAAATACATTTCCGTATTATAGCATGGATTCAGTCGTTGACGATTCTTCGTTTACCGTAAATTCAGAAAAAGATTTGGGTGGAGAGCAGATAAATTCTTTTGATTATTATCTCAACGATCAGACATTTAAAGATAAAATTGTTCTTGTGGGTTTGATTGCCGAAGAATTACATGATATATTTCCTACTCCTTTTTACAATTTTGAAAGGGAGAAAAAGCTCACTCCCGGTGTAGAAATCCATGCAAATTTTTTGGAAATGATCCTTCATAAAAACTCAATTAATCAATTCAGTGTCCTTTATTTTCTTATTATTTTGCTAATTTTATCCTTTGCCGTTAATTCAATTTATACCTTTTTTAAGCCGGGAATTAATGCGGGGCTGTCTATCCTCTTGATCATTGCATACGGCTATTTGGTTTATTATTTGTTCGCTCAAAAAAATTTAATATTGAATATTACGGAAATTCCTTCCATGATAATCCTTGCATTTCTCGGGAATCTCGTTCGTCAATATTATTTGGAGCAGAAGCAGAAAAAATTCATAAAACAGGCTTTTACTCATTATTTAAGTCCGCAAGTTATAGATAAAATATTGAAAGATCCTTCCCAATTAAAATTGGGTGGAGAAAGAAAAGAATTGACCATATTTTTTTCAGATGTTCAGGGCTTTACTGGAATTTCCGAGCATCTAAATCCTCGCAAATTGACAAATTTATTGAACGATTATCTTTCGGATATGACAGACATAATTTTGGAAGAGGAAGGAACTTTGGATAAATATGAAGGTGATGCAATTATTGCCTTCTGGAATGCCCCTTTGGATTTATTTGATCATCCCATCAGATGTTGCTCGGCTGCTCTACGTTGCAGCAGAAAATTAGAAGAACGTCAGGCTGAATTTGAAAAAATATCCGGCTCCGTTTTCAAAGCAAGAATTGGCATTCATACCGGCGAGGTGGTCGTTGGTAATATGGGTTCAAAAAAACGATTTGATTATACAATGCTCGGGGATGCAGTGAATCTCGCCTCACGACTTGAAGGTGCCAATAAAGCATTTGGAACCTATTTCATGGTTTCGGAAGTTACATGGGAGAGGGTATCAAATAATTTCATCGGCAGAGAAATCGGCAAGATCTCGGTTGTTGGCAGAAAAGCTCCGATTACGGTTTTTGAGCCTTTGGGATTTGCCGATGAGACACTTGACGAAATATATTTATACTATAATGAAGGAATCGAATATTGCAAGCAAAAAAACTGGAAGAAAGCTCTGCAGAGTTTTAAAAAATGCAAAGATGATCCGGTTGCTGCCGTTTATAGAAAAAAATGTGAAGAATTGCTCGGGGCTGTTAATACGGACTGGGATGGGGTTTGGAATTTGACGAGTAAATGA